The Mycolicibacterium mageritense genome contains a region encoding:
- a CDS encoding alpha/beta fold hydrolase translates to MPFIEHDRGRAYYRHWPAAEPRAAVIFLHGFGEHTGVYHRYGFALNAAGIDLWAVDQFGHGLSPGTRGDFGTLEDSSALADALTALAATAHPGLPLVAQGHSFGSVVTLFRLLGQPDRYRAGIISGAPLVPIPEMLDPDTSLDLDPSWLSSDPFYLDALENDPLAFVDADGAPLTRELDRAWDRFGAELPGLAVPTLALHGSADVIAPVDAVRAYAEQIEPLQLIEYPHAHHDILNESVHREVAATIVDFIGGQLD, encoded by the coding sequence ATGCCTTTCATCGAGCACGACCGTGGGCGCGCCTACTACCGGCACTGGCCTGCCGCCGAGCCACGAGCCGCGGTGATCTTCCTGCACGGCTTCGGCGAACACACCGGGGTGTATCACCGGTACGGCTTCGCACTCAACGCCGCAGGCATCGACCTGTGGGCGGTCGACCAGTTCGGCCACGGCCTGTCCCCCGGCACGCGCGGGGATTTCGGCACGCTCGAGGACAGCTCGGCATTGGCCGACGCCCTGACGGCGCTCGCCGCAACGGCACATCCGGGCCTACCGCTGGTGGCACAAGGACATTCGTTCGGTTCGGTGGTGACCCTGTTCCGGCTGCTGGGCCAGCCGGACCGTTACCGGGCAGGCATCATCTCAGGGGCGCCGCTGGTGCCGATCCCCGAGATGCTCGACCCTGACACGTCATTGGATCTCGATCCGTCATGGTTGTCGAGCGACCCGTTCTACCTGGACGCGCTGGAGAACGATCCATTGGCCTTCGTCGATGCCGACGGCGCCCCGCTGACCCGGGAATTGGACCGCGCGTGGGACCGGTTCGGCGCCGAGTTGCCGGGGCTGGCTGTCCCGACGCTCGCACTGCACGGGTCGGCCGACGTCATCGCGCCCGTCGACGCGGTTCGTGCCTACGCCGAGCAGATCGAGCCCCTGCAGCTCATCGAGTATCCACACGCGCACCACGACATCCTCAACGAGTCGGTGCACCGTGAGGTTGCCGCCACGATCGTGGATTTCATCGGCGGCCAGCTCGATTGA
- a CDS encoding mycofactocin-coupled SDR family oxidoreductase has product MGCLDGKVAFITGVARGQGRSHAIRLASDGAAIIGVDICADIASNGYPMASRAELDETASLVEAAGGKMIGAVADVRDFHQLRAALDAGVEQFGRLDIVCANAGIATMAFRELTIEEDLEMWTDVLNVNLVGSFHTAKAAIPHLIDGGRGGSIVFTSSTAGLRGFGGLQGGGLGYAASKHGIVGLMRTLANALAPHSIRVNTVHPTAVNTMMAVNPAMTAFLENYPDGGPHLQNPMPVSLLEPEDISAAIAYLVSDAAKYVTGVTFPVDAGFCNKL; this is encoded by the coding sequence ATGGGTTGTCTGGACGGAAAAGTCGCCTTCATCACCGGGGTGGCCCGCGGCCAGGGCCGCAGCCACGCCATCCGGCTCGCGAGTGACGGCGCCGCGATCATCGGCGTCGACATCTGCGCTGACATCGCATCGAACGGCTACCCCATGGCCAGCCGCGCCGAGCTCGACGAGACCGCGAGCCTGGTCGAGGCCGCGGGCGGCAAGATGATCGGCGCGGTCGCCGATGTCAGGGACTTCCATCAGCTCAGGGCCGCGCTCGACGCAGGCGTCGAGCAGTTCGGCCGGCTCGACATCGTATGCGCCAACGCAGGTATCGCGACGATGGCGTTCCGCGAGCTGACCATCGAGGAAGACCTCGAGATGTGGACCGACGTGCTCAACGTCAACCTGGTGGGATCCTTCCACACCGCCAAGGCGGCCATCCCCCACCTGATCGACGGCGGCAGGGGCGGGTCGATCGTGTTCACCAGCTCGACGGCCGGACTTCGCGGATTCGGTGGCCTGCAAGGCGGCGGCCTGGGCTACGCGGCGTCGAAACACGGCATCGTCGGCCTCATGCGCACCTTGGCCAACGCGCTTGCACCCCACAGCATCCGGGTCAACACCGTGCACCCGACCGCGGTCAACACCATGATGGCGGTCAACCCGGCCATGACCGCGTTCCTGGAGAACTATCCCGACGGCGGGCCGCACCTGCAGAACCCCATGCCGGTGTCGCTGCTGGAACCCGAAGACATCAGCGCGGCGATCGCCTACCTGGTGTCCGACGCCGCCAAATACGTGACCGGGGTGACCTTCCCGGTCGACGCCGGCTTCTGCAACAAGCTATGA
- a CDS encoding class I SAM-dependent methyltransferase, which yields MSDRPLHENRHRAGSFGSAAAEYDRYRPRYPQALLTGLLPSGAAVALDVGAGTGILSEQLAATGVQVLAVEPDPRMAQVAAAKGLPVEVSMFEEWDPAGRQFDVVVFGSSFHWVEPRQALRKVTTLLKPDGRLALLWNRVTPISPDRQAIDAVYSEFLAPTARPPVDADRTAGVSELIEECGFVIDRRHVVEHLHYRTDDWVSMACTYSNILTLDPHDRSEFRKRLKQCIGTGGVIAENDALAVVCTPR from the coding sequence ATGTCGGACCGACCATTACATGAGAACCGCCATCGCGCCGGATCCTTCGGCTCCGCCGCAGCGGAATACGATCGCTATCGTCCGCGCTACCCGCAAGCGTTGCTCACAGGTCTCCTACCGAGCGGCGCCGCCGTCGCGTTGGATGTCGGGGCGGGAACCGGCATCTTGTCAGAACAGTTGGCCGCGACTGGGGTGCAAGTCCTTGCCGTAGAACCCGATCCACGAATGGCGCAAGTCGCCGCGGCCAAGGGCTTGCCCGTCGAAGTCTCGATGTTCGAGGAGTGGGATCCTGCGGGACGCCAGTTCGACGTCGTGGTGTTCGGCTCGTCATTTCATTGGGTGGAGCCTCGGCAGGCACTCCGGAAGGTCACGACGCTTTTGAAACCGGACGGCCGTCTCGCACTGCTGTGGAACCGCGTCACACCCATATCGCCCGACCGGCAGGCCATCGACGCCGTCTATTCGGAGTTTCTGGCGCCGACCGCCCGGCCTCCCGTCGATGCCGACCGCACGGCGGGGGTAAGCGAACTCATCGAGGAGTGCGGATTCGTCATCGACCGTCGGCATGTGGTCGAGCATCTGCACTACCGGACCGACGACTGGGTCAGCATGGCCTGCACATACTCCAACATCCTCACGCTCGATCCCCACGATCGCAGCGAGTTCCGCAAGCGACTGAAGCAGTGCATCGGGACCGGAGGCGTGATCGCCGAGAACGACGCCCTTGCTGTCGTCTGCACACCGCGTTGA
- a CDS encoding mycofactocin-coupled SDR family oxidoreductase encodes MRAAGKRVLITGAARGMGRSHAVRLAEEGADLILVDICRSLDEIEYPLATPDELDETVRLVEKQGRRAVSHVVDVRDAAALAAAVDDGVAQLGGLDAAVANAGVLTAGTWDATTPEQWRTVVDVNLIGTWNTCAAALPHLVERGGSLVNISSAAGIKGTPLHTPYTASKHGVVGMSRALANELAAQQVRVNTVHPTGVETGMRPASLHALIAEQRPDLAPLFANAMPIVMAEAIDISNAVLFLVSDESRYVTGLEFKVDAGVTLR; translated from the coding sequence ATGAGGGCCGCAGGCAAGCGCGTGCTGATCACCGGCGCCGCGCGAGGTATGGGCCGCAGTCACGCCGTGCGGCTCGCAGAGGAGGGTGCAGACCTGATCCTGGTCGACATCTGCCGATCCCTGGACGAGATCGAATATCCGCTCGCTACACCAGACGAGCTCGACGAGACCGTACGGCTTGTCGAGAAGCAGGGCAGACGGGCCGTCTCCCATGTGGTCGACGTGCGCGATGCCGCGGCACTGGCGGCCGCCGTCGACGACGGCGTGGCGCAGCTGGGCGGGCTGGACGCCGCGGTCGCCAACGCCGGAGTGCTGACCGCGGGCACGTGGGACGCCACAACGCCCGAGCAGTGGCGAACGGTGGTGGACGTCAACCTGATCGGCACCTGGAACACCTGCGCTGCAGCCCTGCCTCATCTGGTCGAGCGCGGCGGCAGCCTGGTCAACATCAGCTCCGCCGCGGGCATCAAGGGCACGCCGCTGCACACGCCCTACACGGCGTCCAAACACGGCGTGGTCGGCATGAGCAGAGCACTGGCCAATGAGCTTGCCGCCCAGCAGGTCCGGGTCAACACAGTGCACCCGACCGGGGTGGAGACCGGCATGCGCCCGGCGTCGCTGCACGCCTTGATCGCCGAGCAACGCCCCGATCTGGCGCCCCTGTTCGCCAACGCCATGCCCATCGTGATGGCCGAGGCGATCGACATCAGCAATGCGGTGCTGTTCCTGGTGTCCGACGAATCCCGATATGTGACCGGGCTCGAGTTCAAGGTCGATGCGGGGGTGACGCTTCGATGA
- a CDS encoding LysR family transcriptional regulator has product MGRCARTICKNADVDDPSGRRPSADDLLVLLAVGRSGRYTTAAEQLGINHTTISRRIAALEHAIGGRVLTRTAGGWELTDLGREALEAAEAVESAVRSITATGPRRLEGVVRVSATDGFSAYIAAPAAAQVQRRHPGIAVEIVATTRLASQQRSSVDLEIVVGAPQVRRAEAIRLGDYCLGLYGARSYLDEHGVPDSVEDLSRFPLVYFIDSMLQVDELDMATSFTPAMRESVTSTNVFVHVEATRAAAGLGLLPCFMSDRHDDLVRVLPEAVAVRLSYWLVARAETLRRPVVAAVVDAIQDRMSDQRDVLLGER; this is encoded by the coding sequence ATGGGGAGATGCGCACGGACTATCTGCAAAAATGCAGATGTGGACGATCCGAGTGGCCGCCGCCCGAGCGCGGACGATCTGCTGGTTTTGCTGGCCGTGGGACGGTCCGGGCGGTACACCACGGCAGCCGAGCAACTCGGCATCAACCACACCACCATCTCGCGGCGTATCGCGGCGCTCGAACACGCGATCGGCGGGCGCGTATTGACCCGCACCGCCGGTGGGTGGGAACTCACTGACCTCGGGCGTGAAGCACTCGAGGCCGCGGAGGCCGTCGAGTCCGCCGTGCGTTCGATCACCGCGACGGGCCCACGGCGACTCGAAGGCGTCGTCCGCGTATCGGCCACCGACGGATTCAGTGCGTACATCGCTGCGCCCGCGGCGGCACAGGTGCAACGTCGGCATCCCGGCATCGCGGTCGAGATCGTCGCGACCACCCGGCTGGCGTCGCAACAGCGCTCCAGCGTCGATCTGGAGATCGTCGTCGGCGCGCCGCAGGTGCGTCGCGCCGAGGCGATCCGGCTCGGCGACTACTGCCTCGGCCTCTACGGCGCCCGCAGCTATCTCGATGAGCACGGCGTCCCGGACAGCGTCGAAGACCTCTCGCGTTTTCCGCTCGTCTACTTCATCGACTCGATGCTGCAGGTCGACGAACTCGACATGGCCACGAGCTTCACTCCGGCCATGCGCGAATCGGTGACGTCGACCAATGTGTTCGTCCACGTGGAAGCCACGCGCGCGGCCGCCGGGCTGGGCCTGCTGCCGTGCTTCATGTCCGACCGTCACGACGACCTGGTGCGTGTGTTGCCGGAAGCCGTTGCGGTGCGGCTGAGTTACTGGCTGGTGGCCCGGGCAGAAACCTTGCGGCGTCCGGTCGTGGCCGCAGTGGTCGACGCAATCCAGGACCGCATGAGCGATCAGCGCGACGTGCTGCTCGGTGAGCGGTGA
- a CDS encoding TetR family transcriptional regulator, translated as MAIERDRILDIVVEMLETEGYDAVQLREVARRSRTSLATIYKRYSTRDELILTALDAWMEENRYAGLAAHPPPPGESLYEGLMGLFRTIFEPWEKHPDMLRAYSRARAAPGGDRLVKRGLDAVVPAGMEILTGVDEDFVDDLDSILTSLVFGLVGRFTAGEIAITEILAGIDRTVYRLTAGYEASVKAPSRSRRRTRQG; from the coding sequence GTGGCGATTGAACGTGACCGGATCCTCGACATCGTCGTGGAGATGCTCGAGACCGAAGGCTATGACGCTGTCCAACTGCGCGAGGTCGCGCGGCGCTCCCGGACGTCACTCGCCACGATCTACAAGCGCTACTCGACTCGCGACGAGTTGATCCTGACCGCACTCGACGCCTGGATGGAGGAGAATCGGTATGCGGGCCTGGCCGCGCATCCGCCCCCGCCGGGTGAATCGCTCTACGAGGGCCTGATGGGGTTGTTCCGCACCATCTTTGAGCCGTGGGAGAAGCATCCCGACATGCTCAGGGCGTACTCCCGCGCCCGCGCCGCACCCGGCGGGGACCGCCTGGTCAAGCGGGGCCTCGACGCGGTGGTGCCCGCGGGCATGGAGATCTTGACGGGTGTGGACGAGGACTTCGTCGACGACCTCGACAGCATCCTGACGAGCCTGGTGTTCGGGCTCGTCGGCCGCTTCACGGCGGGCGAGATCGCCATCACCGAGATCCTGGCCGGCATCGATCGGACCGTGTACCGGCTCACCGCAGGCTATGAGGCGTCGGTCAAAGCGCCCAGTAGATCCCGAAGACGAACGCGGCAAGGATGA